The sequence gaaaattaaacttaaaaataattcTTTTGTTTTGCAATTGACAATTGAACAGGTAATGAATCAACTGGAAAATCAATAACAGAAACATTTTGTTCTTAATCAACTCCAGCAGCATCAAAGAAAACAAATGAAGGTACCTAAAATTAAAGAGTTACTGTGAAGTAATAAACCTTACCttgtaaaataaaagtttatttgttttttcaacCACTTTCTACCTATGATTTCAAAATCAAGCCAACTTTTGGTAACTAAAAATAATCAGTTCcataaacttttttttgtttgtgaaataacttaaacaaatttaaatttcagaaagagaaaactaaaaataaatatattatcaacACGATCTAAGAGAACACAACTTTTCCAAAAACTAGaaacaagaaacattatctcgAAAAAAATAATCCCTAAAAATGAGAAAGTACACCAACAAGCTATTACCAATTTAAAGACCtttaaaaaaacagaaaaacaaacacaaaaaaaaaaaaaatagaaaatcatcATCAAACAGACATGTTTTTctcaaaaaccaaacaaaacacAGTTACATTACTAAAAGACCTAAAAAAGAGACATAAGTAACCATAAACAAGTAATGGTTACCAATGCTATATTTTCAGAAGTTAAAAAATAAGAGGAATAAAATAGCGCATTGGTGAAAATGGGAAGATTAATTTAGCTTGACAAAGATAGACAATAAGATGGATAAAGAACACTAACCTTGGTAGGATCACCGGAAGGGTCAGGGAACATTTCCAAGTTCTGTTTCTCGGTAGAGACTCGACCGGTGAGGCTGCTGACAGAATCAGCCAAGTCCTTTCCCGCCTCGGCGGAGGCGAAGAGATAGCGTGAGGCCCAAAAGAAAGCTTGCGAAATGGCAGAAGAACTCGATACGTCCCAACGCTCTTCGTGTTCGATAACTTGGCCACTGATTTGGTTGAGAGTGAACTGTGAATCAACTTTGATAATGAGATCTCCTCCTATGGCTGAAACCAAGGATTTAGGTTTCCCTTTGATTGTCCACTTGATGTTTAGTATGCTTGTTGACACCATCACCATTTCTTGCACACTCTGTCGTTACAAACCATACTGATTATGACAAAATTACATGACGGCTGGTTGAGATTTgagttaaatttcttttttaagtacaCCTGTGAGGATGGGGGATTGAACCTCCAATCTTTAGGAAGAAAGCGCATGTCAATTATCATTGAGCTAAACTTACTTTGACAAAACAAACGGTGTAGACTTGAAAACCCGACGGTGATTCGAACGTCTTACCTTTTAGTTGAGGTTTTAATACGTTATTGAGCTACACTCAAATTGTCAGACGAGAGAAAGTGAGGCTGCTAACATCTAGCCTGTGTTTAGTATATTTGAGTCTTCTTAATGAAAAGAGTTAAATTACTAGGAGAACCAACGGTGAAGACTTAGATTTTAGTTGCTCTTTTCACTAATAAGTCTCAAATATATTTAAAGTAGGCTAAGTATTAGtagtctcattttctctctctaactaACTTGAGTATAGTTCAATAAGACATTAAAATCTAGATCGAAAGATAAGAAGTTCAAATCACTTATACATGCATCTCTAGTTCATCTTTCTATTTATTTCCTGGAATATCTTTCTCTAAAATATCCACATAAATATGACTATAATGATAAAGCCTGAAAAgtatattatttgaattttaaaagtacataggtcgtttttataattaaattctaaatttgtgATTTGATGATTGCTGCGTGTgtgaatatatttatatattattaaacagAAGAAACCTAGAAACGTAGAAAACGTTATCAAATATGTTTTTAcgttttgttttttcaaaaagagAGCTAcaagtaattattattattattattatatgattattattttttaaaaataaaaggacCAGAAAATAGAAAtgttattgaattaatatttttaaactttagccatgagtttgaaaaaaaaaaatctagaatatAGGTTTTCTTTAAAGGAATTCTACAATATAGATTAATTGTCAATTaccatttttaagaaaaaaaattggttataaaaaatcataagaaagtagttattttattctttctaaaacttagaaaagaaaagaaaaaaaggttttaatttaaaaacgaTATGATTAATTATCTAATCTAATTCTAAATTGGTTTAAATTCATTTtcgtttttcaatttaaaattttatctatttttatcaacttccaaatttttcattttaatacttgaatttttttttcaaaacaaaaaattattttagttcttagaCTGACAAAATGTCATTTATTTCAGTCTTCCAACTTGAAAAAACTAACCAAGTTTCATTTATAAACTATTTTGCTACctaatatttatttatccaaTACCCAGTATGTGGCCTTTTTTTAGAGTATTCGACATATGTGGTTTTAATATACATGTTCTAACTTCTAAGTCACATtttaattattctaaaaaaaaagtaacattttaatttgtcaaaaaaaaatgtaaaaacatAAATGATTATTGATTGTTTTCTAACAATAGAGGACTAAAATTTCtcgaaaataaataattatataaagatAGAGGATTAAAATAATCCTTtcatttttaattgtttcttttttaaaattaaaactataaatctAAGCCTaagttatgaaaactaaaaggagtgatttttaaaaatttgtttttctcctagaatttgattaagaattcaaaccTTCATTTAAAGAAGGTAAAAGTCATAATAAAGAAGTTGGGAAGAAAtcatcttaaaaattaaaaataaaaatctaggaatcaaaataaacattttcaaagtAGGAACAAAACGAACCAATTTGAAACTCTTGAACCaaattagtatttaaacctaaaaaaactaaaatctaaaaaactCAAGActgattttaaaattacaatttgataactatttattttttagttttttaaaattatgcttattttttttaacttgatTTTCAATCGGTTACCAAAGGAATCCAAATAACTAGCCTAAATTATCtaaataactaaaaataaaattccaaCCTTATACGTTTTAATAACTTTTTCACTCAAATTCGTCCTACTGTAAGGGCATTTTCTTTgcacagtaaaaaaaaaaaaaaaaaaatgaaaatttaatagaaaaaaattgCTACACGACGAtttgtgctttttttttttaattaaattttttaatattgtaaTACTCAGAAAAAGGCATTACCGTAGTTGGATTCTCAAGCGCACTGGTTGCCCAGAGTTGTCTTTTATACTTTTCTCGACCCGTGAATTTCCTAATCGGATCCTGCATTTCACAATTTCAACTAAATTTCAATCACTTTCCCTCTAAATTTCATCTTCAAAACAGTTCAGAACAATCACAACAAAGCAATTGATCGATGAAATCCATAAAAATTAGGGCAAAAAAAATTCGATACCTTATACTTGACAAAGACCGCAAAATTTCCAAGAGATCGATCGCCTTGGCGAAGTTGAAGAATGTCTCTAGCAAGTTGCCTAGCGGTAGATTCAACCAAGGGACTACTGATGCACTCAAATTCGTTGCAAAGCTCACCGAAATCCATGCCGTCTACGATTTTATCAGCTTCCGATCTTTCGACGGCGGATTCCGCCGTCAATTGATCGGTGCTGTTCGAATCGTTCGCGGCGGCTGCAAAATAGAAACCCTGAACCTATCAGAGACATTGAGAAATATCGTgattaaaaagagaaaagttgtgtGGAGAAAAAATGCAGGCCTCTGAGAGAAAGAGCATGGCGGGAGTGAGGAGGAACGGCGAGAGGCGTGGCGGCGCCAAGGCGGCTCTTGCGGCGGAAGAATGCGGTGGCGGCCGCTGGAGATGGAGCGGCGAAAGCAGGAGAGGAAACGCAGGTACTCATCTCTCCGTCCCATTGTGATTACAGGCTCTAGCCATTAGTTACTTGTGGTTGGATTTCAGCCTCTAATTCCTcttgatttttccttttttttttcccttgctttcttttaaattttttcttttatttttccttttttccaaaaaaaaaaaaaaaaacatgtggaaacatgaatttaaatatttaacatTTTGATCGATGATATACCTCTTAATTAGTTACAATACTGAGTTTGACAAAACAACGATGAATTCTATCTTAGACCTTAGAAATGGTAATATGAATTTTATCctagactttattattaatttaaatctcattttgcATTTTAAAAGTTTGAGGTTTTTACATTGTAATTTCATAATATATATCTTGGTTtcataatatatttcataatatATGCGCCAAGGCGGCTCATATAAGTAAGTCAAGAAAAATCTTTATGCAATCTTGGTTGCATTCGAccaaatatttttgtttgtttgtttttttaatttattttatttttctatatacaAATAAGAAATATGGGATTAGATATAATCTAAGCTGTACCTAATCactgttaataaattaataatttagacCGACTTTCAAAAGTATGTTATTTGTTtatcaaattaagttgatatttGACTAACACTAGTATTATTGGAGTaacaaaatgtaaaaatatgaaattaaattaacattttataattttaaagttcaaatacgCAATAGAAAAGTTAGTAGACTAAACAGGAAAGTTCTCGATAATAGAAGatgaaatttaaacatttttatttaattaaataattggaAATAATATTTATTCTTTCATTATTCAAAAATCTTCGTAATATGGTGGTGAGGAGGGACCATGTGTGACCAATTTCATTGGTTAATGTAGGAGACACGTGTGAATATGTCATTGGTTAATGCACATAACGAATAAGATGGACTTAGGAGCtgatttttaaatcaaagaATGGTGTGAATCTGTGATACTTTTGTCAAGTCTGTATTTGTGGTCGTGGGAGGGGGACaagtttattataatttattctataacaaatatttaaattttattttagtaattaaattatatatttattcattatttcTTTTTGACATATTTTAAGTTTCATTTTAGTGTAAACCTAAGCATGGTTGAAGCAAATATCATTAATTATGCGGTTAAAAGTTTGAAACCCTATCCCGCATATTGTAAGACTCTCGAAGGGAAGGTTTTCTGAGTTATGCTatcttttattctttagttGAGAGAATATCATGCGAACTTCAGATAGTGGAATCTGACTTGGTGTATATCATTTGTATTCTCAAAAAGTCATTTGCTAACATGTCAAAAATTGATAAAGTGATGGACGCTTTTGTTGTGCTCGCTCATCGTctggatgtttttttttttttttttgttaattgtaagctttcatataattttataacGCATGTTGCTATTTAGTTGTTTTGATCTCCCAGTTCTTTCCTCTAATATTGAAGGTTAGGAGGCTCGTTGGAATTATGTTTATCACAATGAGATGTTTATGCACTTAACGATGATTTTGATTAATTGTAGTTAGTTTGTGGTTTGAtattcttttttagaaaaatagtgCACGAACaatgtttaaaatttaagaataaaagTTGAGTAAGCATTAAAGTTTGAGAATTAAAACATTAACATTTAAACCTTTTGAAAAGTaccaataatataaattttttaaggaaaaaatgtCTTTTTGAtgtctagtttctatttagtctataggtttcaaaatgttacatatttagttcttaaattttgagttggtTTCAATTCagtccctaagtttcaaaatgttacaattttacccttaacatttgagttttgcttcaatttgatctctatgtttcaagatttacacttaaATTCGacttttcactaaatactcacttttcgTCTTTAGTACTAATtcatgttaataaattaaagatcattaaaagaactataattaattaaatttcactatttttatcacattttaaattaaattcaaaatttcacttcatttatttttaattaattaatagaaattgacgtCAATGACTGAAAGTGAGTAGTTAActaaaaattgaggttaaaaatgtaaaatcttcaaacttagagaccaaattaaaacaaaactaaaatctCAATAGTAAAATTATAACCTTTTGAgacttagggactaaattgaaacacaactcaaaacttaaaaaccaAATGTGTAACTTTTGAAATCTagggaccaaatagaaattatatCCAAGatcgagggattgaaaatgtattttacccattcttttaataatattattgttggAAGATGAAAAATAGCATgtttcagatcaagagcaaTTTAACACAAGACAGAGATATAGTATCTCTTCTTTTATATGTGTGAAGCAAGACAAGTTAAACAACAATAACAAGAAGAATAACAATGTAATAAAAGGGTAAGGACAAGAAAATGTAAATGTAGGAGATATACTAGTTTGCCTCAAAATTGAGACTAGGTATTAGTCTTCTGTAGTTGCAAGTTATACTATAATATGAAGATTACAAAGGGCTCTCATATAACATTACAAATCACTCCTCAAAAAGCCATAACTACCTTGATTTCTAGCCATCACAACGTgatagttgttcattagaattACACAAAGAATAACCATCAAACCCACCTAGGAATAGTTGGTGATTGAGATTATGCGACTTCTTTACTCTCAAAATTGCCCCACAATCAACGCACGGGTGCAGAGCAGGGCACGCGATACTAGCGCATGGGATACCTGAACGCCTACGAGACGTGCGCGCAACTCATTCGAAAGCAGTTCAAAAATATTGTCATGCATAGAACCATGGCGATGAATAAGGAAAATCGACGGACATATATTTTCAACTCAccaaaaaaactacaaaaataaggattttattttttaaaaaaactgcGACAACTTTGCAGCACTACAAATATTAAGCATTTAAAGGGACGTTTGGGACAAgagttatcatcaaaatataataaccaccaatactatttcaaaactcccATTTGCTATAATATTtcctatttactatttactacaatttttacaattttgcattcatcattttttattatttgctatggtatttactatttccttctcaaactaaaataatttatacctcaaacacatactattataactcaaactaaaataatctacaccccaaACGCAAACTATCATAACCCCATTATAATAATctaggactataataactaattcaTTGCCTCAAATACCGCCTAACAATATTGAATAAGTGCTCACAATGTCAGAGAGATATTTGTGGTAGCAGTGAGATCATGTTACGTTTAGCTTTTCACACACTACAAATATGTAGTGTGTTCTTTTTTTGATTAACTGATCTTGCAACAATATTGTTGCTCTACAAACCCAATAATTAACTGTTATATTTGAATAATGAATCAATTAAGAGGCAACTAAAATTAAGTAGCTCATTTTTAACATGTAACCTCAAATCAATGTTGTCAACCACTTGTGTTATTCTACGAGACTAAGAAAAAAGTTAAGAACAAGCTTGCATAACCAGGTTTTCTAATCTATTTGGATTCACTTAGGTTGTACCAATTTTCATGCATCCTATTTAATTACGtgataaaaaaagttttaaaatattcttgttaaaaaataaaagtttatcagATGATAAACATCGAATGGATAATGAGTGGGTTGCACATGGGTGCGCTAGGATGCACCTGagtatttttctttctaaactTCTAATATTGTTGTGTGATGTTGTCAACTTCGGATTATCACTAGAAGAGAAGAATCCTCATCTTCGTGCAACTCATCCAATTGTCTAAACATATAATTTATCACGtgcttttttgtttttatttataaaaaagtatttttgaattttttaggttaaaaaatacttttggttCCTAAACGTTtatgaaaataacaatttagttcctgAACTTTGATACGTAATGATTTAGTAtatgaactttcaatttaataataatttaatatgtgaacTTTAGTATGTAATAATTTTAGTCTTTGTTCTTTTAAAGTTGCAACTATTTAGTCCTTGATgtgaaaaaaattatcaaaattaaatgttactttttattattttatgatataaactttatattttataaaactattgagtttctaattagtttatcagTTTATTTATGTAAGAAATCTCATCAAATCTTAACATCAATTTCTatcataaagactaaattgttgtaaattttaaagTGCAATGACTAAATTGTTTCTTAGCAAAGTTTAGAggctaaattgttacaaaattaagaGTACAAAAACTAAATCTTTTCAAACAAAAGTTAATAAACTAAACCGTTACTTCTATAAAACTTTATGGACTaaatgtgatttttaattttttttattgtgtgATTCGAGTGTGTTGCCGTTGCACAACCGTCTAAGATGCACCAAGTATTAGAGCATGTTCGAAATGATTTTTTAAGtgcttaaaaaatattttagaattatatatatatacacacacactttTAAAGGGTGTTTGGGGCACTgagtgggttataatagtttgtgtttggtgtgcagattattttagtttgtgtttggagtgcaaATTATTATAGTCTATGATATAGTAGTCTGTGTTTGGTGtgcaggttattatagtctCTGGTATAATAGTCTGCGTTTGTTGTACAGATTATTATAGGCTGGGTTATAATaatctgtgtttggggtgcattATAATAGCCGGTTATAACAGTATGTAAACTAAATGCATGTTATCTTAGTATATATCACAATTAATTCTACTTTTCCGTAtatcaaaggaaaaaaatttaaaggaaatattatattttcacgaacctaaataaatttttttgttcCACCAATTTGTATAAAATGTGTTGAACGTTGCATTGTCCATTCCACCAATTTTAACCTTGTTTGACGTATCAAACTTTGTGAGCATGTAACAAATACAATttcattctcttcaaaggatatTAATCATTTCCCAACACAttaatgtatgtagagatagagaaatttcacaaacagcaaaaaaagaaaaccaaatcaCATTCATGTTCATGAAATAGTACAAAgtcaaacataaaaaatattatagagTACAAGTCATAATTTAGATAtgtcaaaattaaatatgaaaaagcAGATGATGAAAATAGTTGGTCATGCGTTGTCTATAAGAAAAAGCTCGCAATACTCCAATTTCATATCTGCTGGAACAGAcaaaaaactctttgtattatGCACATTGCAGAATATGATATTCATAAGCTTCACCTTCTGTTAGGTTTGCAGTTCTGGAATATCGTTAAGTTCAttcacctgtctcttatacacatctagatgtgtataagagacaggaaaaTAGTTGGTCATGCGTTGTCTATAAGAAAAAGCTCGCAATACTCCAATTTCATATCTGCTGGAACAGAcaaaaaactctttgtattatGCACATTGCAGAATATGATATTCATAAGCTTCACCTTCTGTTAGGTTTGCAGTTCTGGAATATCGTTAAGTTCATTCACAACCTTGGCACGTAGCTCAACCTCTGTTGCACGCTGCTCTTTCAGCCATTCAGAAATGGACTTTAGTTGGTCATTTGCAAAGTCCATTGTATTCTTAAAAACCTCAACCAACTCAGACGATATCCATAATGCTTTCTTTTACTACCC comes from Benincasa hispida cultivar B227 chromosome 2, ASM972705v1, whole genome shotgun sequence and encodes:
- the LOC120071318 gene encoding uncharacterized protein LOC120071318 gives rise to the protein MSTCVSSPAFAAPSPAAATAFFRRKSRLGAATPLAVPPHSRHALSLRAAANDSNSTDQLTAESAVERSEADKIVDGMDFGELCNEFECISSPLVESTARQLARDILQLRQGDRSLGNFAVFVKYKDPIRKFTGREKYKRQLWATSALENPTTSVQEMVMVSTSILNIKWTIKGKPKSLVSAIGGDLIIKVDSQFTLNQISGQVIEHEERWDVSSSSAISQAFFWASRYLFASAEAGKDLADSVSSLTGRVSTEKQNLEMFPDPSGDPTKFFQGEDNFQRDAYQFALLLAILYFVVQFLRATL